A DNA window from Mucilaginibacter xinganensis contains the following coding sequences:
- a CDS encoding efflux RND transporter periplasmic adaptor subunit: MRLAINYNRALQLFTVIGLLIISSCSSNEKKDTQTGADTALLVTVSQPSADTKQGLTVSGQVEAAQSANISTRVMGYITRINVKVGDRVSKGQLLATISNDDILAKRAQADAMIAEANAGFKNAQKDYDRFTALYQQQSASAKELDNITLQYSSAKARLEAAKQQRNEVNAMLSYTNLTAPFAGTVTQKMMDAGSMANPGMPLLTIEQSGSYQVSASVPESEISLIHEGASAIITIDAIHKVINGKVAQIGQSSQNTGGQYMIKIHIPDTEKKGLFAGMYANVNIPLAQTIKTNISDQVMVPVSAIEYKDQLTGLYTIGSNQTALLRWVRLGRTQGNQVEVLSGLAANEQFIVSAEGRLYNGVAVKIK, translated from the coding sequence ATGAGATTAGCCATTAACTACAACAGGGCCTTACAACTATTTACCGTTATAGGTTTACTGATCATCAGTTCCTGTTCATCCAATGAAAAAAAAGATACACAAACCGGTGCCGATACCGCATTATTGGTTACGGTAAGCCAGCCTTCGGCAGATACAAAACAAGGATTAACCGTAAGCGGCCAGGTAGAAGCAGCCCAATCGGCCAATATCAGCACCCGGGTAATGGGCTATATCACCCGGATCAATGTCAAAGTCGGCGACCGGGTGAGTAAAGGGCAATTACTGGCGACCATCAGCAACGACGATATCCTGGCAAAAAGGGCCCAGGCCGACGCGATGATTGCAGAAGCAAATGCAGGATTCAAGAATGCCCAAAAGGACTATGACCGTTTTACTGCATTGTATCAGCAGCAAAGTGCCTCGGCCAAGGAGCTTGATAATATTACGCTGCAATACAGTTCAGCCAAAGCAAGGCTTGAAGCTGCCAAACAACAGCGCAACGAAGTGAACGCCATGCTCAGCTATACCAATTTGACTGCGCCCTTTGCCGGCACCGTTACCCAAAAAATGATGGATGCAGGTAGCATGGCGAATCCCGGCATGCCGCTGCTGACTATTGAACAAAGCGGTAGCTACCAGGTAAGCGCATCGGTACCGGAAAGTGAGATCAGTCTGATCCACGAAGGCGCATCGGCCATAATAACGATCGACGCCATCCATAAAGTGATCAATGGCAAAGTAGCGCAGATTGGCCAGTCATCCCAAAATACAGGTGGCCAGTATATGATCAAGATACATATTCCTGATACTGAAAAAAAAGGCCTGTTTGCAGGTATGTACGCCAACGTGAATATTCCGCTCGCACAGACCATAAAAACAAATATCAGCGACCAGGTAATGGTTCCGGTGTCGGCTATTGAATATAAGGACCAGCTAACTGGTCTTTATACCATCGGCAGCAACCAAACTGCCTTGCTGCGCTGGGTAAGGTTAGGCAGAACACAAGGAAATCAGGTAGAGGTATTAAGCGGGCTCGCAGCAAATGAACAATTTATTGTGAGCGCAGAAGGCAGATTATACAACGGCGTAGCTGTTAAAATAAAATAA